Part of the Ammospiza caudacuta isolate bAmmCau1 chromosome 3, bAmmCau1.pri, whole genome shotgun sequence genome, AAAGCTGAAGTGACTGAAAGAAGAATAGAGGAAAGCAGACACAAGGTGCAGATTTTTTAACAGAGATGGTGATGAACCCTTTTCTGCAGTTGTAATggattttctattaaaaaaaaaaaaaaaaaaaaaaaaaccaaaaaaacaaaaccttttcttAAATCAAGGCTGGCTACCCCTAAAAGCTATGAGCTTTACCTCAACTGAGACATTACAATTGCTCTGCAGACAGCCTGCCAAGCACACTGGAGATGTCAGACAacagggtctgctctgagctaCAGGTGCCAGCAGCCTCTGATGGATATTCAGGAAGCAGCCCTTTTACTCTTTTCCTTCAAAGCAACCAATTCAGCAACATGCACACAATGCATACAAAACTAATTCCTTGTGTGGCCCTGTGGGATCTGCCTTCAAATCCAGATGGTCCAGTGGTCTGGTTTGACAAAGACCAACACAATCCAAGTTAATATGtgctctgtttccctccacacaATGCCTGCTCCAGTAATGTAGTTAAGCAGGATGGCCTGTTCTGACCAGCCCTCTGCatccttctgctctcctgcaagTGTTCTGAGCTCACCTCCATGCAGCAGAtgctgaaggcagcagctggatgAAGGCTCTTCTGTCAAAGGCTGTATGTAGTTTGTCATGCTCTGCCTCCACACACTCActcatccctgagcagcagggggatgattatttattatctttatttattatttactatAGCAATTATCTTGCTGATAACTTCTTAAGAGGTGATGTCTCTAAAGCCtgctatttatttaattatgcCTATTTATTTCTCTATACAACTTTGACTTTTGCAGTTGATTGCCTTTCAGTTTTAAAGGCATTTAAAGGAGCCACAATCCCCTAACCCtgacctgctgcagctcctcttgTTTCCCCAACTCCCAGTGTAAAAATTGCCCTGTCAGTCAGGCAGCCAGCCTTCAGAATGGGCTCACAGAGGTCTCTCCTTGCttggaaaacttttcccatGTAACTTGGCAACACCAAAACTCAACAGGCAAAACCCCTCTGGATGTAGTTGCCCAGGTCTATTCTTCCTCCTTGATCCCTGGACTCTGATCACCTCCCTTGTGATGTTTTCTGGAcccccacagccaggctgctcctcaggaTCTGGCATCCAGCACGTTGCCACTGGAAGGGGATCACTGCAGACAGCGATTAACAACCTGCACTAAAACAAGCTGGGACAAGTGCTGTGACCCTTCATGATTGTCCCCTTTTTGCTTCTCAGCTGACACAGCAGTCCTCAAAGACGTGTGCCAAATATCCACCCTTTGCAAATGACAGCAAGCAGCTCATCCAGGGCTCCTGCCACTCACATCCCAGGCTGCATCCCAGAGACATGCCTgcagagcttcagcctggaaaCTCAGGGAAGTGATGATGGGAAAGGGAATTGCTACCATTAACAAGATTCATAGGAGGGCACTTGGGCACTGCTGAAGGTGACTTCCCAGCCGTGCTCCCCTCATCTGGAGCTGGTTAATAGAGGTTAATATCCCTTGGCAGGGCTCAGTATCTCCAGACTTGAGTGGCTTCTCctcaagaagaaggagaaaaataagtCAAATGCAAAGTGTAATCACTCTTGTAACCTGTTAACAAAGTGCCTTTGAAGGGGCTCAGAGATATAAAGTGTGTCCTGTGGGTAGGATGAGTCAGTGCTGTGACTGCATACCTGAGTGCCACTCCTCTTAGGAGCTCATGCCAGGGCACCACACCTCTGACAGCACACCTGTGCTCTTCTGAGCATATGCCATGGGACAAAACCACTGAAAATTACATTCCCATAATCTCAACACAGCCCTAGATGAGCTTGGGCAAGGTTTTTATGGCACTGTTTTCCTCCATTGCCCAGGTGCAGAACAGGAAAAATGCTGTACACCCAGTTCAGAGGAGAGCTGCGACAGCCAGTGAACTCATCAGTAAAACCAGGCTGCAAGGGCCTGTCTTTGGGTTGCAGAGCTCTCTGAAAAGGGAACTCTGCCATGCACAGCCCCCGAGGAGTGCTCATACATGCCTTCTGGATGCCTACAGCCAGGGGAGGCTGAGGACACAGCCCAGTGCAGGAACACAGGCTGGAAGCATTGACAGAAAGCATGTGTGATTTCATGGGGCTTGATGGGCATCAATTTCCTCAGGGTCTTCTCTTCATGCTGCAAAAAAATGTCTCAGGAAATGCTTGGGAATGGTAAGAAGAGTGGTTGGATGGAACAGGATCCAAATTCTATCTCTACAATTTCATGCTCAGGATGAGTTTTCACCACAGAATCCAGCAACTTctagtgggaaaaaaaagaagaaatgtatACCTTGAAAGcactgcatttcttttcttctttcaatcCCAGAACATtctatttaatttgcttttagaGATTGTTTCAGACATTGCTGGGAAAAAGTAAGAGGTTTTTAAGAGACAGCTCCAAGGTATTCTTTGATGTGATGTAgatgaataatttaatttgctGCCATGAATAGCTTGGGTTTCTCTAAATAAGCAATCTACCTAGTGGCTAGGAGGGAAACTAGCAGGAGTATAATATGACAAATGCTATTTTTGGATAAAAGATGGCACATGAACTCTAACAGGAGGGTATTTCATCTTGTAACTCATTTCATATTTCACAGCCGCCACATTTGACAAGTTGTCTGTCTATTAGTTGCAGTGTAAAGAACTCATaagatatttataaattttacaGAGATACCTAAATAGGGAATCATTTGATTTCAGGGATGGGCATGGAAAAGAGAAGTTTAAATCCCTGACAGAATGTGCAGCCTTCTGTTTTCATGCCTGGAaactgctggagcagagctgggctctaTATGCTAATGAGAGCTGTTTCTGAGAGGTTTTTCCCTTCAGACAATTACAATTTTCTTAGGGAGACTGAACAACACTCCATCAGGACCTGAGAAACACTGCTAGTAAAAAATCCCTACTAATAAGTTGTGAAATGTTACTGCAAGGTACAACGCATGATCAGGAtgtctcctgctcctctgcctcatGTCTCATGTTCTTCAGAGTCCCTGGGCTTGGGAAGGCAAGAAGGTGTCTCCTTCCCAGCAACTTGTCCAAGACATGCTGAGCTGGATAGACCCATCCTGAGGATGGCTGACAGCTAACAGAGAAGCAAACCCTGCATCTTGGCTTGGTCAATTCttcaaaccaaaaccaaatttaCCAAAATGGCTGTGCTTTTTGTCCAGAACCTTTCTCTACTGCAAAGTTTTCTGCCAGAGAAGAGCAACCTTTCTGGTTATCAAGACCCCAACTCTTTTCAAATAGGCAATCATGTTAGAAGCAGTCTGACCtgcaataaaattattttctgcatgtaTCGCTCCTGAGAATGTTGCATTGAGGTGGGGGGGGACTACACTACAAATGCAGGAGATTGATTTTTTGGCATTTCtataaaattaaatatccaTCCTCAAAAACCCTAGGCAGGAACTCTGGTATAaaacaggcagtgccagggagacATGGAGAAACAACAATGACTCACAAGCCCATGGCTGGTGTGTCTTCCAGAAGGCATTTTACAGAGATTTTCAAGCTGGGACTCCCCTGACAGGTGGAGAACAGGAGGTAGCCCTCAGTTTTCAAGAGAAAAGAGCTCTTCTGCACAAAGCTGCCATCTTTGCCAATGTTTCCAAAAAGGGGCTAGTTTATAGAGTTTTCTCCCAGAAAGAAGTGCCAAAGCAGACATGAGCCTTGGTCTGCTGTGACGCTCTTCAGCGTCCATGCCTTGATGAGCTGTGGCTTGACAATCAACATGACAAGATACACAACAATATCCTGTGCCACTCTCAGTGCAGACTCAAACCCTTTAGGACTCTCACAAGGGGGAAGAAAAATTTGCATCTCTGTTGTGTCACTCTCTTCCTCCTAACTTCtgctcccagtcctgctgctcaCGCTCTCCCATCCCATCTATTAGTACCCTAAAAAAGCGTTTGCTTCTTGTCAGTgactggcaggaaaaaaattctttctataCTGACACACTTGTGCTGTGTGATTCGGGTGCTGGTTTTGTGTAGCTAACCATCTGGCATGGTTCATCACCTTACTCAGTGACTGTTTGTCCTTAAGTAGTGCTCTTCCATTCCCAGAGTCTTCACACATGAATTTAGGTCTCTAATGAAGCTGTGCTTTGGCCAAGCCCAGGAGGATCTCATGCACCTGgccacacagacacagcccctGTGAACCAGAAGACCACAACACAGCAGACATGTTTTTTCTGGTCTGGTGCTGTCAaattcctctctcctctcctgcatGATCAGATGCATCTGCAGAATTTGGACCTTCCTAGAATGGAAGCTACTTGCCATGCTGAGCTACTTCTGCTGCAAATAGCTGCTCAGCAGGTTGGTCCTTTGGGATCAGGGAAAAGTTCATGTAAGAGTGTGAAAATCTCAGTGCAGCAATGGAGACAGACCCTGGCATCAAAGCAGAGGCTTCTAGCAAAGCAAGTGTTTCCAGCTAACCAGGTCCTTATCCAAACCATGCCTGGATTTCTCCTCTCCTATTTCTAGTGAAGGAGAATTTTTGATGGAGACGACAGCCCATGAGGTGGTGTGTACTTTGTGAATGTCTTATTCGGAGCACTTTGTCAGCACCTTGACACAAAGGTCAAGATGGTTGTGCATACACCCGTGTTTGTTAGCACAGTGTCACCCCAAAGGGTCAAATGAGACAGGGAATCTGTGATTCCAGATGCTCTATTCTCATTCAAGAACTGCCACATTTCATCTCAGGAGGTCTGTTTCCAGAGAAACAGGTCAGAAAGAAGAAGGAGCCAGGGAAAAGGATGCACACACTGTCAGAGCATGTTACCAAAATTTACTGTCTCATTTCTCCCCTGAAGATCAGGGGAGGATGAAGTTCTACAGCTGGTTTCTAAGACACAAAGCTCTCTGTGAAAAGCTGATCAAGTTCCTCCAGTACCACTTTGAAGAGGTTTTTGCCTTATGCTGCTCATTTTCCCAGCCTTTTTTTATCTCATTCTCCAAAAGTTGACTCAAGAATGTCTTCTTGACTTGAATTGATGagagtgagatttttttttgctccctGAATATCAGGCCAGATGTGTCAATAACACCATGTGTGCCGCAGTCACTTGTGTCACTACTTCATGAGAGAAACTGGGGCAAAAAGACAGCAACCAGGAATTTTGTTTTGATTAAGGAAATTATACTTCCCACAGTCAATTCTGAAATTCTGTGGAAGGGTGTGATTTGAGCTAATATTCTCACATGCTTCAGAGAGAAGATTTCTGTCTCCCTGTGGAGGCATTGAATACTGCATTAATGGCACGCACTGCGAAAAACACTTCCCTCTTCCCACCTTATCaatacagagagaaaaaagaataaaagggaAGTCAGGGTCTTGCTGGATTTCCCCTGTGCTGATCACAGGGTGAGACACTGGTATTACAGGAggcaaaaatagaaattttagGGCTTGTTAGATCTTGGTCCTAACCTAAAATCACAGCAACAGAGAAACACGACCAGTGTCCCTATATCAGCTGTGACATTCATGTTTGCTCTAGACAGCCAGAGGGTCTTTGCTAGGCTAGTAGTCTCTGACCAGTGGTGGAGGAAGTTTTCAGATCACCAACATTATGTTCGCCCTCCATTCCCACAAAAACTGGCAAACACAAATCCCTGTCACACTTGGGCCTCTGgctaatatatataaaaaaagaatTGCATAATTTAAGAAAGAACATAGTTGTTTCCATAGCCTTCCCTGTTACTTTACAGCGAGCAATCAATGAGGCATGGGATTACTGAAGAAAACATTGTATTTGGGTCTAAAAAGTGTTTTAGCTCCATCAGAAAAATATCATTTATTTCAGAGATATGAATCCACTGCAGCTTGAAACCCAAAGACTTCTGTTCCTGCATTCATTCCGAGACAGAAATGTGTTGTGCCTGAGccaataatttaaaacattctGCTCAAGTCAGGTGAAGGCAAGAGATGATGTTGGCCTGCTGAGTAAGATGGGCTCCATGCAGATAGACAGATGCTCCCAGCCCCAACAATACACAGCATTTAAGCACATGGGTTTTCCTCTGTTTCTAACCAGCCCCTTCAGAGGCAACAGGGAAATGCTGATCTCCATTAGGGCCAGTGGGAATTTTGCCATCTGTATCCACAGATCTGAGACCTTACCCAACAAATAAAGATGAGCAAATTCATTGTCCTAGTTGGAGGAGAAAGTGATACAGCTGACCCAAAAAGCAGCTGATCCCCTGCTGTCCGGCTCTAGGGGGTTGTACACTTTAATTTCAAACacaccctcctcctcccagccttCCCCACATATCCCAAGTGACATCTGACCTCTAATTCCTGGaaatcctcctcttcctccacctCATAGGAGAGGGTGTGGATCTTGATGTCGTCGGCAGAGAGGTCGATGAATTTGCTGTCGGGGTACTCCAGGCTGTCCTTGGCGGGCGAGCGCTCCTCGATGAAGGTGGTCTCGCAGCACTCCGAGCCCAGGCCCTCGCCCCACGAGCGCAGCACGTTCTCGGAGTAGAGGATGATGTTGGGCCTGTAGTGGGACTCCACTGTCTGCTGCAGCATGCTGGggtccagcagctgctgcacgGGGTCGCTCCTGCCATTCTCAGGGCGCCTTGGAGAGGACAGGCCGCCTGCCCGGTGGCTCTGGTACTGAGGGGTGGGGTACACAGAGACCAGGCCATCCCGGCTCTCGGCCACCAAGTTCCTTGTGTTGATTAAACCATTCCTTTTCCCAGCCTCAGTGATCTTACTGTGCATCAGCACGCTGTTCTGCTCAACCAAGCCATCCATACTGGGAGGTGTCACCCGAGGCCTTTCTTTTGCCGTGCCCTAGAGCTCACACCGGGTGAGTGGCTCCCATTTTCCTGATGAagaaagggaacaaaaacaAAGGTGaggtgtagggggatagaatataagaaaataaagatagtgtagaaagtaatcttacccctaagggagttgcagctgggccaattatcaaagattaggagcaggcctggctttaacaggccacagtGTAACCAATGAGA contains:
- the SYNDIG1 gene encoding synapse differentiation-inducing gene protein 1, whose translation is MDGLVEQNSVLMHSKITEAGKRNGLINTRNLVAESRDGLVSVYPTPQYQSHRAGGLSSPRRPENGRSDPVQQLLDPSMLQQTVESHYRPNIILYSENVLRSWGEGLGSECCETTFIEERSPAKDSLEYPDSKFIDLSADDIKIHTLSYEVEEEEDFQELESDYSSDTESEDNFLMMPPRDHLGLTVFSMLCCFWPLGIAAFYLSHETNKAVAKGDFHHASSSSRRALFLAVLSITIGTGIYVGVAVALIAYLSKNNHL